CAAAGTTTCTGAAGCCGAAGGCTCTTCTTTGGATGAGTTTCATTTTTCTGTGGAAGCCTTCGGTGATGGCATTGTTTTTGGTAAATCGCCACATGGTGGCGATGGGCTCGATCCATTGTTGGAGGGTCTTGGCGAGGGTTTTGAGTTGTGCAAAGCCCTGTTGTTGTAGTTCTTCGATATGTCGATAGAGCTCTTTGGCATTTGATCGACACTTCTTTGCTGTGCAGGACTTCTGGCAGAGAAGGGAGTGGATTTGCCATCGTTTGAGATAGAGGGGCTCGAGGGTTGGGTGCTTGTCGAAGAGTTCCTGACGGCGTCGGATCTGTTTTTGCGAGAGGCGCCCGGGTCGGGTTCGCAGGATCGCCAGGAGTCCGCTGTTGCGGGTAATCTCGGGAGCAATCTCACGGCAAAGGCCCGTGAAGTGATGAGCGAGT
This portion of the Puniceicoccus vermicola genome encodes:
- a CDS encoding transposase, with the protein product LAHHFTGLCREIAPEITRNSGLLAILRTRPGRLSQKQIRRRQELFDKHPTLEPLYLKRWQIHSLLCQKSCTAKKCRSNAKELYRHIEELQQQGFAQLKTLAKTLQQWIEPIATMWRFTKNNAITEGFHRKMKLIQRRAFGFRNFENYRLRVLAQCQ